In a single window of the Pseudomonas sp. B21-015 genome:
- a CDS encoding LrgB family protein — MMFDWHGAWASVIHHPLFGIGITLGAYQLVLAAFEKTRWVFLQPVLVSMLLVIGVLVSCGLSYAEYRKSTEILSILLGPATVALAVPLYLNLRRIRQLFWPIFTTLVIGGVVATGMGVLLGWWFGAEHMILMTMAPKSVTSPIAMLVAEQIGGVAALAAVFVLITGVIGAIFGPSLLTRLGVHSPEARGMALGMTAHAVGTSVALQESEECGAFAALAMSLMGVATAVFLPLAVSMVV; from the coding sequence ATGATGTTCGATTGGCACGGCGCCTGGGCGTCGGTGATCCATCATCCGCTGTTCGGTATCGGCATTACGCTGGGTGCGTATCAATTGGTACTGGCGGCGTTCGAGAAAACCCGCTGGGTTTTTCTGCAGCCGGTACTGGTTTCCATGTTGCTGGTCATCGGTGTACTGGTCAGTTGCGGCCTGAGCTATGCCGAGTACCGCAAGAGCACCGAGATCCTGAGCATCTTGCTCGGGCCGGCCACCGTTGCGCTGGCGGTGCCGCTGTACCTCAACCTGCGGCGGATCCGGCAGTTGTTCTGGCCGATATTTACTACGCTGGTGATAGGTGGCGTGGTCGCCACGGGCATGGGGGTATTGCTGGGCTGGTGGTTCGGCGCTGAACACATGATCCTGATGACCATGGCCCCCAAGTCGGTCACCTCGCCGATTGCCATGCTGGTGGCAGAGCAGATCGGTGGCGTCGCGGCGCTGGCGGCGGTGTTCGTGTTGATTACCGGGGTGATCGGGGCGATCTTCGGGCCGAGTCTTTTGACCCGTCTCGGTGTCCACAGCCCGGAGGCCCGCGGTATGGCCCTGGGCATGACCGCCCACGCGGTCGGCACTTCGGTGGCCTTGCAGGAAAGTGAAGAGTGCGGCGCCTTCGCAGCGCTGGCGATGAGTCTGATGGGCGTGGCCACGGCGGTGTTCCTGCCGTTGGCGGTGTCGATGGTGGTGTAA
- a CDS encoding YceK/YidQ family lipoprotein, which translates to MNKLLIILLALQLAGCATARTLDAAKPGAPVVYSGTRLDLYAMNGGCCAMDRFGAEAPSYPGVDLPASALLDTLLLPLSLLTVLGVNFQASGGL; encoded by the coding sequence ATGAATAAGCTGCTGATCATCCTGTTGGCGTTGCAACTGGCGGGCTGCGCCACGGCACGCACCCTCGATGCCGCCAAGCCTGGGGCGCCGGTTGTGTATTCGGGGACGCGACTGGATCTGTATGCGATGAACGGCGGTTGCTGCGCCATGGACAGATTTGGCGCAGAAGCGCCGAGTTATCCAGGTGTTGATCTGCCGGCCAGTGCCTTGCTCGACACGTTGCTGTTGCCGCTGTCGTTGTTGACGGTGTTGGGAGTGAATTTTCAGGCGTCGGGTGGATTGTAA
- a CDS encoding bifunctional DedA family/phosphatase PAP2 family protein, whose amino-acid sequence MGPWLDSVTGWLTVNPQWLAAAVFIVACMECLAIAGLIVPGTVLLFAVTVLAGSGALSLGETLLLGFLGGVLGDIVSYFLGRHFHQNIRRLPGLRHHPEWIAGAEAYFQRYGIASLLVGRFIGPLRPMLPMVAGMFDMPFPRFAVVSLLAAAGWSVAYLLPGWATGAAIRLPLPEGFWPEAGVVAGSIAVMVGLSINSSLRRHRKATVLIASLSLVILAGLFIGYPHLTALDQGLMTLVQEHRSPMLDEVAVVFTLIGEFRNMFMISALLTALLLLTRQWRHAIFAGGTLLFTALGNTATKHFFARMRPEVLSDPLTSYSMPSGHASGSFALFLTLAVLAGRGQPPRMRLTWLLVGCLPALAIALSRVYLGAHWPTDVLAGAMLAACICAASLWLSQRQAPLNAMPPKVWWLVLPSLVALFGFFVLRHLPHALLRYAY is encoded by the coding sequence ATGGGCCCATGGCTCGATAGCGTGACCGGTTGGCTGACGGTCAATCCGCAGTGGCTGGCCGCGGCAGTGTTCATAGTGGCTTGTATGGAATGCCTGGCGATTGCCGGGCTGATCGTACCCGGCACGGTGTTGCTGTTTGCCGTGACGGTGCTGGCCGGCAGTGGCGCATTGTCATTGGGTGAAACACTGCTGCTGGGTTTCCTCGGCGGTGTGCTGGGCGATATCGTTTCGTATTTCCTGGGTCGCCATTTCCACCAGAACATCCGTCGCCTGCCAGGGTTGCGCCATCACCCGGAATGGATCGCGGGTGCCGAGGCCTACTTCCAGCGCTATGGCATCGCCAGCCTGTTGGTCGGCCGCTTTATCGGCCCGTTGCGGCCCATGCTGCCCATGGTCGCCGGGATGTTCGACATGCCGTTCCCACGATTCGCCGTCGTCAGCCTGCTGGCCGCCGCAGGCTGGAGCGTTGCCTATCTGCTGCCCGGCTGGGCCACGGGCGCGGCCATTCGTTTGCCGTTGCCGGAAGGTTTCTGGCCCGAGGCCGGGGTCGTCGCGGGCAGTATTGCGGTGATGGTGGGGCTGAGCATCAACAGCAGCCTGCGCCGCCATCGCAAGGCCACGGTGCTGATTGCCAGCCTGAGCCTGGTGATTCTGGCCGGGCTGTTCATCGGCTATCCGCACCTGACCGCCCTCGACCAAGGGTTGATGACTCTGGTGCAGGAACACCGCAGCCCGATGCTCGATGAAGTGGCTGTGGTGTTCACGCTGATCGGCGAATTCCGCAACATGTTTATGATCAGCGCCCTGCTGACAGCCTTGCTGTTGCTGACGCGGCAATGGCGGCACGCGATCTTCGCGGGTGGCACCCTGCTGTTCACCGCGCTGGGCAACACCGCGACCAAGCACTTTTTCGCCCGCATGCGCCCGGAAGTGCTGAGTGATCCACTGACCAGCTACAGCATGCCCAGCGGCCATGCCTCGGGCTCCTTCGCGCTGTTTCTGACGCTCGCGGTGCTGGCTGGCCGCGGACAACCGCCGCGAATGCGCCTGACCTGGTTATTGGTGGGCTGCTTGCCGGCACTGGCGATTGCCTTGTCGCGGGTATATCTGGGCGCGCACTGGCCGACCGATGTGTTGGCCGGTGCAATGCTGGCGGCGTGTATCTGTGCGGCCAGCCTGTGGCTGAGTCAGCGCCAGGCGCCACTCAACGCCATGCCACCCAAGGTCTGGTGGCTGGTGTTGCCATCGTTGGTGGCGCTGTTCGGATTCTTTGTGTTGAGGCATTTGCCGCATGCTTTGTTGCGGTATGCGTACTGA
- a CDS encoding LON peptidase substrate-binding domain-containing protein, whose product MSLPLFPLNTVLFPDCILDLQIFEARYLDMIGRCMKQGGGFGVVCILEGEEVGIAPEGYARVGCEALITDFHQQDNGLLGIRVKGGRRFHVVRAEVQRDQLIVAEVEWLKDEPEQPLLDEDADLVALLKALAEHPMVEALSMGAEATGQQSLANQLAYLLPFSEMDKINLLQLDDPQQRLDAIQALLDELQGELFA is encoded by the coding sequence ATGAGTCTGCCGCTTTTTCCGCTGAACACGGTGCTGTTTCCGGACTGCATCCTCGACTTGCAGATCTTCGAGGCGCGCTACCTGGACATGATCGGTCGCTGCATGAAACAGGGCGGTGGCTTCGGCGTGGTGTGCATTCTCGAGGGCGAAGAAGTCGGCATCGCCCCTGAAGGCTACGCACGGGTGGGGTGCGAGGCGCTGATCACCGACTTTCACCAGCAGGACAACGGCCTGCTGGGTATTCGGGTGAAGGGCGGGCGGCGCTTTCACGTTGTGCGCGCCGAGGTGCAGCGCGACCAGTTGATCGTCGCCGAAGTCGAGTGGCTCAAGGATGAGCCTGAGCAACCGCTACTGGACGAAGACGCCGATCTGGTTGCGCTGCTCAAGGCCTTGGCGGAACACCCGATGGTCGAAGCGCTGAGCATGGGCGCCGAAGCGACGGGGCAACAGTCGCTGGCCAATCAGTTGGCGTACCTGTTGCCGTTTTCCGAGATGGACAAGATCAACCTGCTGCAACTCGATGATCCGCAGCAACGGCTGGATGCGATTCAGGCGTTGCTCGATGAGTTGCAGGGTGAGTTGTTCGCCTGA
- a CDS encoding CidA/LrgA family protein → MLLRGLTWLVLFQLLGTALNHLILPVLPGPIIGLLLLLGYLISRGQVGEPLNLAASSLLRYLPLLLVPPAVGVMVYATDIAADFWAITGALVLSLVLSMAFAGVLMQRMVKRHAHDEGGQ, encoded by the coding sequence ATGTTGTTACGTGGCCTGACTTGGCTGGTGCTGTTTCAATTGCTCGGCACTGCCCTCAACCATCTGATATTGCCAGTGCTGCCGGGGCCGATCATTGGCCTGCTGTTGTTGCTGGGGTATCTGATCAGCCGTGGCCAAGTCGGCGAGCCGCTGAACCTGGCGGCCAGCAGTCTGCTGCGTTACCTGCCGTTGCTGCTGGTGCCGCCGGCCGTGGGCGTGATGGTTTACGCCACCGACATTGCCGCGGATTTCTGGGCGATCACCGGTGCTCTGGTGTTGTCGCTGGTGCTGTCGATGGCCTTCGCCGGGGTGCTGATGCAGCGCATGGTCAAGCGTCATGCTCATGACGAGGGCGGCCAATGA
- a CDS encoding sigma-54-dependent Fis family transcriptional regulator: MHDNHLSRHAQQVLTVTQGKSHLHGPGSDPSIARSWLRCLEDYHLDPALTMAPTVLEHGRVLESRERLQQVLQIAGNEMTSLHQQLSGAGHAVLLTDARGVILNCVTAPAERKIFERAGLWLGADWSEACEGTNGIGTCLVERQSLTIHQDEHFRGRHTGLTCSASPVFDPHGELLAVLDVSSARHEVSRQSQFHTMALVNLSAKMIESCYFLRYFDNQWLLRFHLQAESVGLFSEGLLAFDGEGRICAVNQSALNLLGHIRGGLLGKPVEAFFDCSLDELLGRASANASASWPLRTRDGRRLFAVLRGQPRSIPVPVVQSPMVVERPRLSGICLGDAALQEDFRKALRVFERDVPLLINGETGSGKEAFAKAVHQASQRAEKTFVALNCAAIPESLIESELFGYRGGSFTGARKEGMRGKLQQADGGTLFLDEIGDMPLTMQTRLLRVLEDRQVVPIGGEPESVNVRIISATHRNLLERVQDGSFREDLYYRLNGLEVALPALRERTDKSQLLDFLLAEEAGGESVLIDAPARQALLDFAWPGNVRQLRNVLRTLAALCDGGRIGLEDLPAMIRQARPVTASAVEEPSEYPLDDAERLALLSALEQQRWHITHTAEQLGVSRNTLYRKLRKHGIAR, encoded by the coding sequence ATGCACGACAACCATTTAAGTCGCCATGCCCAGCAAGTGTTGACCGTGACCCAGGGTAAATCCCACCTGCACGGTCCCGGCAGCGATCCGTCCATTGCCCGTTCCTGGCTGCGTTGTCTTGAGGACTATCACCTCGACCCGGCCCTGACCATGGCGCCGACGGTGCTGGAACATGGCCGCGTGCTGGAAAGCCGTGAACGTTTGCAGCAAGTGTTGCAGATCGCCGGCAACGAAATGACCAGCCTCCACCAGCAGCTTTCCGGCGCCGGCCACGCGGTGCTGCTGACCGATGCCCGCGGGGTGATCCTCAATTGCGTCACCGCGCCCGCCGAACGGAAGATTTTCGAGCGCGCCGGCCTGTGGTTGGGGGCGGACTGGAGCGAAGCCTGCGAAGGCACCAACGGCATCGGCACCTGCCTGGTGGAGCGTCAGTCCCTGACCATCCATCAGGACGAACATTTTCGCGGCCGTCACACCGGCCTGACCTGCTCGGCGAGCCCGGTGTTCGACCCCCACGGCGAGCTGCTGGCGGTGCTTGACGTGTCTTCGGCGCGTCATGAGGTTTCGCGTCAGAGCCAATTCCACACCATGGCCCTGGTCAATCTGTCGGCGAAGATGATCGAGAGCTGCTATTTCCTGCGTTACTTCGACAATCAATGGTTGCTGCGTTTTCACTTGCAGGCCGAATCCGTCGGGCTGTTCAGCGAAGGGCTGCTGGCGTTCGACGGGGAAGGGCGGATCTGTGCGGTCAACCAGAGTGCGCTGAATTTGCTGGGGCATATTCGCGGCGGGCTGTTGGGCAAGCCGGTGGAAGCGTTTTTCGATTGCTCGCTGGATGAGTTGCTTGGCCGGGCGAGCGCCAATGCCAGCGCCAGTTGGCCGCTGCGCACCCGTGACGGGCGGCGGCTGTTTGCCGTGTTGCGCGGGCAGCCGCGCAGCATTCCTGTGCCTGTGGTGCAAAGCCCGATGGTTGTCGAGCGTCCGCGCTTGTCGGGTATTTGCCTGGGCGATGCCGCGCTGCAGGAAGACTTCCGCAAGGCCCTGCGGGTGTTCGAACGGGACGTGCCGTTGCTGATCAACGGTGAAACCGGTTCTGGCAAGGAGGCCTTCGCCAAAGCCGTGCATCAGGCCAGTCAACGGGCAGAAAAGACGTTCGTTGCCCTCAATTGCGCGGCGATTCCCGAAAGCCTGATTGAAAGTGAGCTGTTCGGCTATCGCGGCGGCAGTTTCACCGGTGCCCGCAAGGAAGGCATGCGCGGCAAGTTGCAGCAGGCTGATGGCGGGACCTTGTTCCTCGATGAAATCGGTGACATGCCGCTGACCATGCAGACCCGGCTATTAAGGGTGCTGGAAGACCGTCAGGTGGTGCCGATCGGCGGCGAGCCGGAGTCGGTCAATGTGCGGATCATCAGCGCCACTCACCGCAACCTGCTTGAAAGGGTGCAGGACGGCAGTTTTCGCGAGGATTTATATTACCGGCTCAATGGGTTGGAGGTTGCCTTGCCGGCGTTGCGCGAGCGCACGGACAAATCACAGTTGCTCGACTTTTTGCTGGCCGAAGAGGCGGGCGGGGAGAGCGTGTTGATTGATGCCCCGGCGCGGCAGGCCTTGCTGGATTTTGCCTGGCCGGGGAACGTGCGGCAGTTGCGCAATGTGCTGCGGACCTTGGCAGCGCTGTGTGACGGCGGTCGGATCGGGCTGGAAGATTTGCCGGCGATGATTCGTCAGGCCCGACCGGTGACGGCGTCGGCGGTTGAAGAACCGTCCGAGTATCCGCTGGACGATGCCGAGCGGTTGGCATTGCTCAGCGCGCTGGAGCAGCAGCGCTGGCACATAACCCACACCGCCGAGCAGTTGGGCGTCAGTCGCAATACGCTTTACAGAAAGCTGCGCAAACACGGTATCGCCCGCTAG
- the mpl gene encoding UDP-N-acetylmuramate:L-alanyl-gamma-D-glutamyl-meso-diaminopimelate ligase, with amino-acid sequence MHIHILGICGTFMGSMAVLAKELGHHVTGSDANVYPPMSTQLQAQGIELTQGYDPAQLDPAPDLVVIGNAMSRGNPAVEYVLNKGLPYVSGPQWLADHVLQGRWVLAVAGTHGKTTTSSMLAWVLEHAGMSPGFLIGGVPQNFSVSARLGGTPFFVIEADEYDSAFFDKRSKFVHYRPRTAILNNLEFDHADIFPDLPAIERQFHHLVRTIPSEGLVIHPTTEPALQRVIDMGCWTPVQTTGAGGQWQVKLLSEDGSKFEVMFEGVAQGVVEWDMTGQHNVANALATLAAARHVGVVPSMGVAALSAFKSVKRRMEKVAEVRGITIYDDFAHHPTAIATTLDGLRKRIGDAPLIAIIEPRSNSMKLGAHRDGLPESVVDADQVIWYSPANLGWDLGATAALCTVPSIVSDSLEGIIERVKSQAQPGTHVVIMSNGGFGGLHGKLAEALQ; translated from the coding sequence ATGCACATTCATATTCTTGGTATTTGCGGCACTTTCATGGGTTCGATGGCGGTTCTGGCCAAAGAGCTGGGCCATCACGTGACCGGCTCCGATGCCAACGTCTATCCGCCGATGAGCACTCAGCTGCAAGCTCAGGGCATTGAGTTGACTCAAGGTTACGACCCGGCGCAGCTCGATCCGGCCCCGGATCTGGTGGTGATCGGCAATGCCATGTCCCGCGGCAACCCGGCCGTCGAGTACGTGCTGAACAAAGGCCTGCCGTACGTCTCCGGCCCGCAATGGCTGGCGGATCACGTATTGCAAGGCCGCTGGGTGCTGGCGGTTGCCGGCACTCACGGTAAAACCACCACCAGCAGCATGCTCGCCTGGGTGCTGGAACATGCGGGCATGAGCCCGGGTTTCCTGATCGGCGGCGTGCCGCAGAATTTCTCGGTGTCGGCGCGTCTGGGCGGCACGCCGTTTTTTGTGATCGAAGCCGACGAATACGACAGTGCATTCTTCGACAAGCGCTCCAAGTTCGTTCACTACCGTCCGCGTACGGCGATTCTGAACAATCTTGAGTTCGATCACGCGGACATCTTCCCTGATCTGCCAGCCATCGAGCGGCAGTTCCACCATTTGGTACGGACCATTCCGAGCGAGGGTCTGGTGATCCATCCGACCACTGAACCGGCCTTGCAGCGCGTCATCGACATGGGCTGCTGGACCCCGGTGCAAACCACCGGTGCCGGCGGGCAGTGGCAGGTCAAACTGCTCAGCGAAGACGGTTCGAAATTCGAAGTGATGTTCGAAGGCGTCGCTCAAGGCGTGGTCGAGTGGGACATGACCGGTCAGCACAACGTCGCCAACGCCTTGGCTACCTTGGCCGCTGCGCGTCACGTCGGCGTAGTGCCGTCGATGGGCGTTGCGGCGCTGAGCGCGTTCAAAAGCGTGAAGCGCCGGATGGAGAAAGTCGCTGAAGTGCGTGGCATCACCATTTACGACGACTTCGCTCACCACCCGACCGCCATCGCCACCACCCTCGACGGTCTGCGCAAACGCATTGGCGACGCGCCATTGATCGCGATCATCGAGCCGCGTTCCAACTCCATGAAACTCGGCGCTCACCGCGATGGTTTGCCGGAGAGCGTGGTCGATGCCGATCAGGTGATCTGGTATTCACCGGCCAACCTCGGCTGGGATCTGGGCGCCACGGCGGCGTTATGCACCGTGCCGTCGATCGTCAGCGATTCGCTGGAAGGCATCATCGAGCGGGTGAAGAGCCAGGCCCAGCCGGGCACTCACGTGGTGATCATGAGCAACGGCGGCTTCGGCGGCCTGCACGGCAAACTGGCCGAGGCGCTGCAATGA
- the ubiX gene encoding flavin prenyltransferase UbiX, giving the protein MNNGPERITLAMTGASGAQYGLRLLDCLVREDREVHFLISKAAQLVMATETDVSLPSKPQMMQAFLTEYTGAAAGQIRVYGKEDWMSPVASGSGSPAAMVVVPCSTGTLSAIATGACNNLIERAADVTLKERRQLILVPREAPYSSIHLEHMLKLSNMGVTILPASPGFYHQPQTIDDLIDFVVARILNCLNIPQDMLPRWGEHHLSSDE; this is encoded by the coding sequence ATGAACAACGGCCCGGAACGCATCACGCTGGCGATGACCGGCGCTTCGGGCGCCCAGTACGGCTTGCGCCTGCTCGACTGCCTGGTGCGTGAAGACCGCGAAGTGCACTTCCTGATTTCCAAGGCCGCGCAACTGGTGATGGCCACTGAAACCGATGTCTCGCTGCCGTCCAAACCGCAGATGATGCAAGCCTTCCTCACTGAATACACCGGCGCCGCCGCCGGGCAGATTCGGGTGTACGGCAAGGAAGACTGGATGTCGCCGGTGGCTTCGGGTTCTGGCTCGCCAGCAGCGATGGTGGTGGTGCCGTGTTCCACCGGGACCTTGTCGGCTATCGCGACCGGGGCCTGCAACAACTTGATCGAGCGGGCGGCCGACGTGACCTTGAAGGAGCGTCGCCAGCTGATTCTGGTGCCGCGCGAGGCACCGTATTCGAGCATTCATCTGGAGCACATGCTCAAGCTGTCGAACATGGGCGTGACGATTCTGCCGGCGTCGCCGGGCTTCTATCACCAGCCCCAGACCATCGATGACTTGATCGACTTCGTCGTGGCGCGAATTCTCAACTGTTTGAACATCCCGCAAGACATGCTGCCGCGTTGGGGCGAACACCATTTGAGCAGCGATGAATAA
- a CDS encoding oxidoreductase, which produces MYLTPQHVLLAGATGLTGEHLLDRLLNEPTITRVLAPSRRPLAEHPHLENPVGDPAAFLPQLNGRVDIAYCCLGTTIKQAGSEQAFRAVDLDMVVAFAKRAREMGARHLIVISALGADRRSSIFYNRVKGEMEHALRAQNWPQLTICRPSLLLGDRVEPRLGERVAGPLSKLIPGKYHGIEACQLARAMWRLALEEQDGVRIVESDELRKLGK; this is translated from the coding sequence ATGTACTTGACGCCTCAGCATGTATTGCTTGCCGGAGCTACCGGGTTGACCGGTGAGCATTTGCTTGACCGTCTGCTCAATGAGCCAACGATTACGCGGGTATTGGCTCCCTCACGCCGGCCACTGGCCGAGCATCCTCACTTGGAAAACCCGGTCGGCGACCCGGCTGCGTTTTTGCCGCAATTGAACGGTCGCGTCGACATTGCCTATTGCTGCCTCGGCACCACCATCAAACAGGCCGGCTCCGAACAAGCGTTTCGCGCGGTGGACCTGGACATGGTCGTGGCGTTCGCCAAACGTGCGCGGGAGATGGGCGCAAGGCACCTGATCGTGATCAGTGCCTTGGGGGCCGATCGCAGATCCTCGATTTTCTACAACCGGGTTAAAGGCGAGATGGAACACGCATTGCGCGCACAGAATTGGCCGCAGCTGACCATTTGCCGGCCTTCGCTGTTGTTGGGCGATCGCGTCGAGCCGCGATTAGGCGAGCGGGTTGCCGGCCCGTTGTCGAAATTGATTCCGGGCAAATACCACGGCATCGAAGCCTGCCAACTGGCCCGCGCCATGTGGCGCCTGGCGCTGGAGGAGCAAGATGGTGTGCGGATTGTCGAGTCGGATGAGTTGCGCAAGCTCGGTAAATAA
- a CDS encoding MaoC family dehydratase, with translation MPYVPVAELKDYVGKELGRSEWLTIDQERINLFAEATGDYQFIHVDPVKAAQTPFGSTIAHGFLSLSLIPKLMEDILILPQGAKMVVNYGLDSVRFIQPVKVNSRVRLKVDMNDVTEKKPGQWLLKATATLEIEGSDKPAYIAEPLSLCFV, from the coding sequence ATGCCCTATGTTCCAGTTGCAGAGCTCAAAGATTATGTCGGCAAGGAACTCGGACGTTCCGAATGGCTCACCATCGACCAGGAACGCATCAACCTGTTCGCAGAAGCCACAGGTGACTATCAGTTCATCCATGTCGACCCGGTCAAAGCCGCGCAAACACCCTTTGGCAGCACCATCGCCCACGGTTTCCTGTCGTTGTCGCTGATCCCCAAGTTGATGGAAGACATCCTCATCCTGCCCCAAGGCGCGAAGATGGTGGTCAACTACGGTCTGGACAGCGTGCGTTTTATCCAGCCTGTGAAGGTCAATTCCAGGGTTCGACTCAAGGTCGACATGAACGACGTCACCGAGAAGAAACCCGGCCAATGGCTGCTCAAGGCCACCGCCACGCTTGAAATCGAAGGGTCGGACAAACCGGCGTATATCGCCGAGCCACTGTCCCTCTGTTTCGTCTGA
- a CDS encoding C13 family peptidase, translated as MRSLALLALTLLLTACGDGESLLPPDARLPDGGRYRGDLVNGLLQGEGRIDYPNGSWYAGQFDKGQWHGQGEWHGSNGEVYRGQFQQGLFDGKGTLTTTGSSYTGGFKAGRRDGEGTLKENAMTYRGEFKADQYSGLGRLELEDGSQYQGQFAHGKPNGEGQRGDASGNQFTGHFVDGQLEGNGTFNSADGDIYVGGFKNNQLHGKGRYENADGDVWLGQFKEGVLSGKGELIGADGSHYIGQFSDWRFTGQGRLNLADGSFYVGQFDGDNYQGKGTLVLTDGTVLSGTWINSQRVRDADGKLLPDTLELGLLAQGRLLDDALASVPASTPAVELYTLTLGGDGKQSVFLRESDYVANMLTSRFGAFGQIRLVNHRDHLGDRPMATRENLRRAAQTLAERSGPEDLLFIYLTSHGSSEHELVLDQPRMELADLPADELAAVLAPLKKRDKIIVISSCYSGGFIPALKDERTLIMTASRADRVSFGCSEEANFTYFGDALFAQALNQTDDLEQAFKRASATVAERELADNFEASEPQIWAPKAVLAHWQLLRKQQARKALQSVSISKDEKSN; from the coding sequence ATGCGCTCACTTGCACTCCTTGCTCTGACCCTGTTGCTCACCGCTTGCGGCGATGGCGAATCGCTGTTGCCCCCCGACGCCCGCCTGCCGGACGGCGGACGCTATCGCGGTGACCTGGTCAACGGCTTGCTGCAAGGCGAGGGTCGCATCGATTACCCGAACGGCAGCTGGTACGCCGGCCAGTTCGACAAAGGCCAATGGCATGGTCAGGGCGAATGGCACGGTAGCAACGGCGAGGTCTATCGCGGGCAATTCCAGCAGGGGCTGTTCGACGGCAAGGGCACGCTGACCACCACCGGCAGCAGCTACACCGGCGGCTTCAAGGCCGGTCGACGGGACGGTGAAGGCACCCTCAAAGAAAACGCCATGACCTACCGTGGCGAATTCAAGGCCGATCAATATTCAGGGCTCGGTCGTCTGGAACTCGAAGACGGCAGCCAGTACCAGGGTCAGTTCGCCCATGGCAAACCCAACGGCGAAGGCCAGCGCGGCGATGCCAGCGGCAATCAGTTCACCGGGCATTTCGTCGATGGCCAGCTGGAAGGCAACGGCACCTTCAACAGCGCCGATGGCGATATCTATGTCGGCGGCTTCAAGAACAATCAACTGCACGGCAAGGGCCGCTACGAGAACGCCGATGGCGATGTCTGGCTCGGTCAGTTCAAGGAAGGGGTGCTGAGCGGCAAGGGCGAGTTGATCGGCGCCGACGGCAGTCACTACATCGGTCAGTTCAGCGACTGGCGCTTCACTGGCCAGGGCCGCTTGAACCTGGCCGATGGCAGTTTCTATGTCGGCCAGTTCGACGGCGACAATTATCAGGGCAAAGGCACGTTGGTGCTCACCGATGGCACGGTGCTGAGCGGCACCTGGATCAATAGTCAGCGTGTGCGCGACGCCGACGGCAAGCTGCTGCCGGACACCCTCGAACTCGGCTTGCTGGCTCAGGGCCGTTTGCTCGACGATGCACTGGCCAGCGTACCGGCCTCGACCCCGGCGGTCGAGCTGTACACCTTGACCCTGGGCGGTGACGGCAAGCAGAGCGTGTTCCTGCGCGAATCGGACTACGTCGCCAACATGCTCACCAGCCGTTTCGGCGCCTTCGGCCAGATCCGCCTGGTCAACCATCGCGACCACCTTGGCGACCGGCCGATGGCCACCCGGGAAAACCTGCGCCGCGCCGCCCAGACCCTGGCCGAGCGCAGCGGCCCGGAAGACTTGCTGTTCATTTACCTCACCAGCCATGGCTCCAGTGAACACGAACTGGTGCTCGACCAGCCACGCATGGAACTGGCCGACCTGCCGGCCGACGAGCTCGCCGCCGTCCTCGCCCCCCTGAAAAAACGCGACAAGATTATCGTGATTTCATCTTGCTATTCCGGCGGCTTCATTCCCGCGCTCAAGGATGAACGCACCCTGATCATGACCGCCTCGCGCGCTGACCGGGTGTCCTTCGGGTGTTCGGAAGAAGCCAATTTCACTTATTTCGGCGACGCGCTGTTTGCCCAGGCGCTGAACCAGACCGACGATCTGGAGCAAGCCTTCAAACGGGCCAGTGCCACCGTGGCCGAACGTGAGCTGGCCGACAACTTCGAAGCCTCCGAGCCGCAGATATGGGCGCCGAAAGCCGTTCTCGCCCACTGGCAATTGTTACGCAAGCAGCAGGCACGAAAGGCACTGCAAAGTGTCTCTATCAGCAAGGATGAAAAGAGCAACTAA